From the genome of Nakamurella flavida:
ACCCTGGTCCTCACCGACAGGACCGGCGCCTGGGTGCTGCCGACCCTGCTGCTGACGCTGACCTTCTGACGCCGGTCCTCCTCCGGAAGTCCGGGGGGGGGTCAGCAGGTGACGGTGGCCAGGGACCCGACCGACCCGCCCGGACCGGCCTCGGAGGCGACCACGAATCCGCATCCGTCGCCGGCGCCCGCGATGCCCTCGGCCTGCGGCAGCGACGCGGAGGTCAATTCCTGCACCGGCCAGGTCGGGAAGTCGGTGAGGGGGGCCGCCGGATCGGGGCGGCGGTACTCCAGCACCTGGTCGTAGGTGAGCACCAGCACCCGGTCACCGTCCACGGCCATGTCGGTGGGGCGGACCCCGACCAGGCGCGACTGCAGGGGCCGCAGGGGAGCGGGCAGCCGGAACTCGGTGACCAGGGTGAGCACCCCACCTCCCGGGTCACCCCGGTACAGCCGGACCGGATCACCCTGCTCGCCGAGCGCCGGCTTGCGTGGCTTGGACAGGATGAGCATCGCTCCGTCGGTGTCGACGGCCATCGACTCGGCGTCCTGCGGGGTGTCCGGGTAGGTGAAGCGCACCAGTTCCTGAGCCACCAGCACCGCCGGGTCGTCGACCGTTCCCGACGCAGCGGGGTCGTCGGTCACCGGCGGCTCGGCGACCCGCAGGACGGCGATGTCGTCCCGGTCGGCCTCCCCGATGTCCCCGAGGTACAGGCACCGGGTGTCGGCCGGTCCCCGCGGTCCGCAGGACCCGGTGGCCAGCGCTTCCGGGTTGCCGACGGTCACCTGGTCGACGAGCCAGCGGCCGGCGCGGCGGGCACCGTCCGGGGCGAGGCGGACGGCGTCGATCGTGGCGGGGCCGTTCGCGTCGTCCACGAGGAAGAAGACGCCCGGGTCGGCGGCGGACCGGGCGATGCCGCTGGCCTCCGGGGTCAGTCCTGCGGGCAGCGGGAACACGCTGATCTGCCGTGCCGGTGCCGGTGTGGTGTCCGGGGAGCCGGCCGTCGAGGCGGTCGGTGCCTCCGACGCCGGCTCGGTGCGCCTCGACTCCGACACCGGGGAGGCGGCCGCGGCTGATCCAGCCGGTACGGATGTCCGGTTGCCCTCGGCGAGCGCCCCGGTCGAACAGCCGGCGAGCACGGTGATCAGCAACGAGACGACCACGGCGGCCGGGGAGGTTCGACGAAGGCCCGGTGTGCGGGTTGCGGCGTCCGGTCGAGCCACCGCCATGTCCTGCACCCCCCGGCGCTCGTCGCAACGCCGAACCCGTGCCCGGCGGTCCTGCGATTGTGCCCGTCGGACATCGTCACACCCGGCCGGGGCGGGGCCCGGTCCGCGCGCCGGGCATGATCGGCCCATGGTCTTCATCGTGGGTCTGGGCGGGTCGGTCGATCCCGACTCGCAGTCCGAGCGGGCACTGCGCGCCGTGCTGGGCGCGGCGGAGCGGCGGGGTGCGACCGTCCAGGCGTTCACCGGCGCCCAGTTGGACCTCCCGCCGTACCACTACGGCGTGCACCTGCCGGACGGCACCCGCGACTACCTGGAGGCGGTGCGCCGCGCCGACGGGGTGGTCATCGCCTCGCCGGCGTACCACGGGACCCTGTCCGGACTGGTCAAGAACGCCGTCGACTACCTGGAGGAGCTGGCGCAGGACGAGCGTCCCTACCTGTCCGGCCGTGCGGTGGCCCCGGTCGCCGTGGCCAAGGGCTGGCAGGCCGCCGTCACCACGTTGGGCACCCTGCGCCAGGTGGTGCACGCCCTGCGGGGCTGGCCCACCCCGATCGGCCTCGCCCTGAACGGCAGCGTCACCCGGTTCGAGGCCGACGGCAGTACCCCGGACGAGAACGCCGGCCAGCTGATCGGCACCGTGGCCGACCAGCTCATCGACTTCGCGGAGCGGTTCCGAACCGCGGACTGAGACCGCACCCGTCCCGCCCCCGTCGGACGGGTGGGCGGCGGGTCAGCCCGTCGACGGCGTCGCGGGGGTGAGCGCGAGCGCGGCCCGGACGAAGTCGACCTCGCACGCCACCTGGCGGATCCGTTCCTGGACGACCATCGACCCGTGTCCGGCCTCGTAGCGGTACTCGGCGTAGCGCGGCGCGGCCGGTTCGTGCGCGGCCCGGTCGGCCAGCGCGTCCAGATAGTTGTCGATCTGCCGGATGGGGCAGCGGGGGTCGTTCTCGCCGGCCAGGATCAGCACCGGCACCCGGACGTCCTGCACCCAGGTGAGCGGCGACGAATCGCGGTACGCCTCCGGCCGCTCCTGCGGGGAACCGCCGAACAGCGCCCGGTCGTAGGCCCGGAGCGGCTCCATCTCGTCCTCGTAGGCCGCGATGTAGTCGGCCACCGGCACCCCGGCCACCCCGGCCGCCCACCGGTCGGGCTGGCTACCCACCGCGAGCAGGGTCAGGAACCCGCCCCAGGAGTAGCCGGCCACCACCGACCGGGCGGGATCGACCACCCCGTCGGCGATCAGCCGGTCGTGGACGGCGGCGACATCGGCGAGCTCGGTGTGTCCGATGCGTTCGGTCAACGCGTCCCGCCAGGTCGATCCGTACCCCGTCGAGCCGCGGTAGTTGACCTGGACGACGGCCAGGCCGGCGTCCAGCCACACGGCGCGGGTCGCGTCGTAGGAGTCCTCGTCGGCCGCGGCGGGGCCGCCGTGCAGGAAGAAGACCGTCGGCCAGCCGCCGTCGGGCATCGGACCGGCCGGCATGCCGAGCAGGGCGTGGATCGACCCGCCCGGGCCGTCGACCCACACGTCGGTCACCGGTTCGGAGTCCGGCGCGGCCGGGCCGTCCGCGGTGAGCAGGGTGGCGTCGCTGCCGTCGGCATGCAGCACGCGGACCTGAGCCGGGCTGGCCGCACTCGACCAGCGGTACCAGACGCTGCCGTCCCGGCGGGTGACCGCACCGGCCACCTCGCCCTTGGCCGCCGGGAGGTGGTCCAGCTCCCCGGTGGCGGGCTGGAAGCGGTGCAGGGTGGTGCGGCCGGCGTGGGTCCGCAGCACCAGCACGGCCCCGCCGTCCGGCTCGAAATCACCGTCGAGATCGCCGGGCAGGTCGACGACCAGCTCCTGGACCGCACCGGTGGTCGGGTCCCAGACGAGCAGCTCGTCGCGGCCGCGCCTCTCGTGGCCGACCAGCAGCCGTTGATCGCCCGGGACGGGGGAGAACGCGACCGGGTTCAGACCCTTCCCGGGGCCGTCGTCCAGCTCGGCGACGACGTCGTTCCCGTCCGTGGTGAACACCCGCAGCGCCGGATACCGGGAATCGCCGTGCTCGGAATGCGCCAGCACCCACAGGGTCTCGTCCGCCGACAGGGCGCCGACCCCGCCGTCGGTCTCGTGCTCGTAGACCAGTTCCGCGGAGTCGGCCGACCCCGGAACGGCCCGGTGCACCCGCGTCCCGTCGTCGTCGGAGAATCCGGCCAGCACCACGCGGTCACCCAGCTCCAGACCGGCGGGATAGCCCGGGGCCACCCCCTGCAGTGCCGGCGCGGGCTGTGCGCTGCCCGGTCCGCTGCCGAAGGGCTGCACCTGCCAGCTGCCGAACTCGTTGCCGGCGTCGTCGTCGAACCACCACAGCTGCCCGCCGTCGGGGGTCAGGGCGCCGTGGGTGGTGCCGTCCGGTCGGTCGGTCGCCTGCGTGCGGACATCGGTGTCGACCGCCCAGCAGGTGAGCTCGTAGCGACCCGAGGCGTTGGTGACGAACACCGTGCGGTTCTCGGCGTCCCGTGCGGGAGTGGGCAGCCCCAGCCGGACGGCCGAGAACCGTGCCCGCCAGCGCTGTTCGTCGGCCGGATCGGTGAACAGGGTGTCCGGGACGACGGCCCGGGGGTGGCGTCGTGCGGGTGCGTCCGCCGGGGTCGACCCGTGCCCGGGATCGGCCCGGACGGCGTCGTCCGCAGGGGCGGGGGCGGCGGGGGCCGGGACGGACGGGGACGGTGACACGGAATCCATGCCCCCATCCTGCCCCGCACGGCCGGGACGGACGGACAGCACGGGCGGGTCCCCGTCAGCCGGCCACCTTGTGGCTCAGCACCAGACTGGCCCGGCGCAGCATCCGGATCAGGGTGGGGATGCGCTCGGCCGGGATGTCCTGCTCCGTCCCGGTGACCGACAGGGCCATCGGCGGCGTCCCGGGTACCGGGACGCCGATCGAGCGCACCCCCGCCGTGGTCTCGCAGTCCCCGACGGCGAAGCCGTCTCCGCGGACCCGGTGCAGGTCCTGGAGGTGGTGTGCCGGGGCGGTCGCCGGGTGACCGGGGAGGGCACCGAGGAGCTCGGCGACCTCGGGATCGGACAACTGGGAGGCCAGGGCCCGTCCGCTCGCGCAGCCGAACACCGGCAGACGGTCGCCCGGCAGCACCCCGATGGCGGCGAGCCGCGGCGGGGTCTCGATCCAGAGCACGCGGACCGCACCGGCGTCCAGATCGGTCAGACCGGCGGCCAACCGGTTGGTCGCCCGCATCTGCGCCAGCAGCGGCCGGGCCGCCTGCAGGATCCGGTCCGTGTGTTCGGCCCGCGACGGGATGCGGCGGACGGCGGCGGAGGCGGTCAGCCGGTAGGTGAGGCCGTCGTCCTCCCGGGCGACCCAGCCGCGCCCCTCGAGGGCAGCGAGGTACCGGTAGGCGGAGCTCTTCGGCAACGCGGCGCCGGCGGCGACCGAGGAGAGGGTGGCGCCGTGCTCCGTCCGGGCCAGGGCCTCCAGGACGTCGCACACACGGTCCACGGCGCGGAGCGGGTACGCGCCGAAGACGAACTCCCGACCGCTGACCTCATCGGCCCCAGTGCTCGCGCCCACGCTCAGCCTTCCGGACTCGGGGGAGCGCAGCGGCACACCGGTCCGCCGCGCTGGCCCAGGACACCTCGGGGGGAAGGGGATCGTCCGGTCACGCCGCACGGATCGTCCGCTCAGCGTAACGCTCCGCAGGCGACCGACGGCAGCGACCGTGACCACCGGGGACGAACAGGGTTCGGGGCGATCGGAGACGGTCGGACCGGGCTCGTCCGGCAGGGCGGGAGCGGATGGTCGGGAACGACGACGGGCCCCCCGGAAATCCGGGGGGCCCGTGTCTGGTCGGGGTGACAGGATTTGAACCTGCGGCCTCTTCGTCCCGAACGAAGCGCGCTACCAAGCTGCGCCACACCCCGAGGGAACCGTGGACAACCATAGCCGATCCCCGGGGGTGGTCCTGACCGTCCGGCGCCTGCCCCGGGCCGGTCAGCCCCGGCCCGGTTCGACCCGGGCCAGGGCCCGGACGGGCTCAGGCCCGGGGGACGAGGGTCAGCAGGGTCGCCTCCGGCCGACAGCAGAACCGGACCGGCACGTACGGATTGCAGCCCAGGCCCGCCGACACGTGCAGTCGGGTGTGGGCGCCCCACCGGGACAGGCCCCGCGCCCGCGACCTGTCCAGGTCGCAGTTGGTCGTCAACGCACCGACGCCGGGCAGGCGGACCTGGCCGCCGTGGGTGTGCCCGGCCAGGACCAGGTCGTAGCCGTCGTCGGCGAACCGGTCCAGCACGCGCGGTTGCGGGGCGTGGACGACGCCGATGCGCACCACCGCCTCCGGGTCGGCCGGCCCGGCGATCTCGGCGTACCGGTCGCGCCGGGTGAACGGGTCGTCGAGTCCGGCGAGCGCGATGCGCTGACCGAGCACGGTCAGCGTCGCCCGGGTGTTGTCCAGGTCCACCCAGCCCCGTTCGGCCTGCGCGGCGCGCAGATCCTGCCAGGGCAGGTCGACCGGACGGGTGGGCAACGGCTGGGCCCCGAAGAAGTACCGGTGCGGGGACTTCCGGATGGGCGCGTAGTAGTCGTTGTTGCCGAAGACGAACGCGCCCGGCAGGTCCAGCAGACCGCCGAAGGCGGCCACCGCGGCCGGCACCGAACGGGCGTGGGAGAGGGTGTCGCCGGTGTTGATCACCAGATCGGGTCGCAGATCGGCCAGCCCGGACACCCACCGCGCCTTGCGGTCCTGTCCCGGCACCAGGTGCAGATCGGAGATGTGCAGCAGTCGGATCGGCCAGGCGCCGGGCGCGAGCACCGGCACGTCGATCCGGCGCAACGCGAACAGGGACGGCTCGACCAGCCCCCAGCCGGCCGCGGCGGCTCCCGCAGCGACGGCCGCTCCGAGCAGGGGGGCCGCCCGGGATCGGGCGGGACGACGGACGGACGGGGTGGAACGGGAGGACATGGCCGCCAGCCTAGAGGCGGTCGTGCGGGCTCCCGGTCGGCTCAGTTGGCCCCGCCGGCGGAGATGGTCAGGTTGATGGTGGAGCCCGCCGGGGCGTTCCCGGTCGGCGTCTGGCCCACCACGACGTTCGCCACTGCGCCCGTGCCCTGCTTGGAGCTCGTGGCCACCAGGAAGCCTCGCGAGGTGAGCTCCGCGGTGGCGTCCTCCAGCGGTCGCCCCACCACATTCGGCACCTGGGTGGCTTGCGACCCGGTGATGTAGGTGGAGGAGGCCGGGGCGAAGAGCTGGGGTTCGGCTCCCTGGACCAGCGGATTCATCATGGAGAACCAGGTCTGCGCGGGGACCGAGCCACCGGACATACCGTTGCCGGCCTGCAGTGCCTCGTCCTCGGAGCACGAACGGAGCGGGTCTCGGCAGATGGACTGCGGTTGGGGGAGGTAGTCCCACACCAGGACCGAGGCACTGGTCTGCGGGGTGAAGCCCAGGAACGCCGAGGACCGGTAGGTCTGGGTGGTCCCCGTCTTGCCGGCCGCGGTGAAGTTCCAGCCGGCGGCGCTCGCGGCGTCGAAGGCGGTCCCCTTCGTCCCGTTCACGTTCTCCAGGTCGCCCTCCATGGCCACGGCCAGGGTGCGGGCCAGCTCCTTGGGAACCGCCTCCTCGCACGGGATGGAGTTCCAGGCGACCAGGCGGCCGTCCCGGTCGGTGATGGTGTCCACCGGGGTGGGCGGGCACCAGCGTCCGTCCGAGGCGATCGTGGCACCCACGTTGGCCAGTTCCAGCGGGCTCACCGGGGAGACCCCGAGGGTGAAGGAAGCGATCTTCTGGGCGGTGATCTGCTGCTCGTAGTCGGTGCCCGTCCCGGCGAACGACGGGACGACCTCGCCCGCGTCGAGGAGGTAGCCCTTCATCCCGAGGCGGACAGCCATCTCGGCCACCTTGCCGAGGCCGACCGACTCCTCCAGGTTCACGAAGGCGGTGTTGGGGGAGGTGGCGAGAGCCTGGGCGATCGTCATCCGCGTCGGGAAGGTGCCGGCATTCCTCGTGATCGACCCGGGATTGATCGTGCTGGGGTACTCGGCCGGCACGTCGACAACGTTGTTGGTCCCCCAGCCGGCCTCCAGGGCCGCGGCGGCGGTGAAGATCTTGAAGGTCGAGCCGGCGCCGAGCGGGGCGAAGGTGGTCGTCAGCTTCTGCACCGTCTGCCCGGCCTCGGCGTTCAGGCCGAACGGCCGGTTGCTGGCCAGGGCGGCCACCTTGCGGGGCTCGCCCTTCTGCACCACGGCGGTCACGTTGGCGATCCGGGCCACAGCGGGGTCGTTCGGGTCGGCGTTGGAGGTCGTCGCGGCCTTGGCCGCGGCCATCACCGTCGGATCCAGGGTCGTCTTCACCGTGTACCCGGCGGAGGCGACCGTGTCGTAGTCCAGGCCGACACCGGCCAGGTAGTCGGTCACGTAGGTGCAGAAGAAGCCGTCGGTCTCCGAGTTCGGCGCGGCCACGCACCCGTTGGGCACCGTCTGCGGGTTGAGCCCGAGATCGGCGGCCTTGGCCTCGTCCGCAGCCTGGGGGCTGATCCACTTCTGCTGGGCCATCAGGGTCAACACGGTGTCCCGGCGCTTCTTGGCGTCCTCGATGCGGTCCGGGTTGAGCGGGTTGAACTTGTTCGGGTTGTTGACCATCCCGGCCAGCAGCGCCGCCTGCGGCAGGGTGAGCTGGTCGGCGTCGACCCCGAAGTACCGCTTGCTGGCCGCCTCCGCGCCGTAGGTGGACGGGCCGAACGCGACCAGGTTGAGGTAGCGCTCGAGGATGGCGTCCTTGCTGTTGAGCTGGGCCTCCAGGGCCAGCGCCATCCGCGCCTCGCGGAGCTTGCGGATGGGGGTCGCCGCGATCGCGTCGGCCTTCTCGGCCTCGGTCTTCGCCTGCACCAGGTAGAGGTAGTTCTTCACGTACTGCTGGGTGAGGGTGGACCCGCCCTGCGGGCCCTGGTCGCCCTGGGCGTTGACCAGCAGGGCCCGGACCGTCCCTCGCCAGTCGACCCCGTTGTGGGTGAAGAAGCGGCGGTCCTCGACCGCGACGACGGCCTTCTGCAGGTAGTCCGAGATGCCGGCCAGCGGCCGCTGGACCCGGTTCTGGTTGTAGACGTAGGCGATCGGCGTGCCCTGGGAGTCGGTGAACGTCGTGGTCAACGGGACCGGCTCGTCCAGGGCGGCGGCCTCCGCACCCTGCACGGCCGTGGCCACCTTGTTCGACGCCATGCCCAGACCCAGGGTGTAGGGCAGGAGGAGTCCGGCCACCAGCGCCCCCGCGAGCAGGGTGCCGATCACCAGCCGACCGAGACCCGTCATCACTCGCACGTGGGCCAGGGTACCGGCGGACACCGACACCGCCCGGTCCGCCGGACCGGCGGGGTCGGCCCAGGTGAGAAGCTCCTCACCGGGCAACCCGGACGCGGCCGGGGCGTCGTCCGGCCGGTGTGGCCGGCCCGACCCGGCCGTCAGCCGGTGGTGAGCCGGCGGCCGACCTCGCGCAGCGCCGGTACGTCGTGGGCGTCGGACGGCAGGGCGGGTACCTCGACCACCGCGAGATCGCTGTGCTGCCGGACGAACCGGGCGCGCATCCGTCGCTCGGCGGCCCGGACCGCAGCCCGGGCGGCGTGTACCTGGAGGATCCCGGCGCTCACCGGATCGCTCCCGGCCACGTCGTCGGCGATCCGTTCGGCGCTCTCCCGGCTCAGGCCCGCGACGGCGGGATGCGTGCGGTTGAGGACCAGGCCGGCCAGTGGCATCCGCTCGGCGCGCAGCCGGTCCGCGAAGTACGAGGCCTCGCGGAGCGCGTCCGCCTCCGGGATCGACACCACCACGAAGCTCGTGCCCGGGGCCCGCAGCAGTCGGTAGGTGGTCTCCGCCCGCGCCCGGAAGCCGCCGAACATGTCCTCGAACAGGGTCACGAAGGCGGCCGCGTCGGTGAGCATCTGACCGCCGATCACCGACGTCACGGCCCGGGTGAACAGCGAGAACCCCGCCCCGACCACCTTGAGCACACCGCGCCCGGGGGTGCCCAGCATCCGGATCATCCGGCCGTCCAGGAACGAGGACATGCGTTGCGGGGCGTCCAGGAAGTCCAGCGCCGACCGGCTCGGCGGGGTGTCGACCACGATGAGGTCGTAGGAGCCGGTGGCGGCCAGCTGCCCCAGCTTCTCCATCGCCATGTACTCCTGCGTCCCGGAGAACGACGAGGAGATCGACTGGTAGAAGGGATTGGCGTAGATCTGTTCGGCCCGTTGCGGGCTGGAGTGCGCAGCGACCATCTCGTCGAAGGTGCGCCGGGTGTCCAGCATCATCGCCCACAGCTGACCGTCGGGGTGGGCGAGGTCCACCGTCACCCGGCGGGGCTCGTTGTCCAGTTCGCCCAGGCCGAGCGACTGCGCGAGCCGGCGGGCCGGGTCGATGGTCAGCACGGCCACGGTGCGACCCCGGTCGGCGGCCCACAGCGCCATGGCCGCGGCCGTGGTCGTCTTGCCGACGCCACCCGCACCGCAGGTCACCAGCACCTTGGTGGCCGGGTCGCCGAGCAGTCGTCCCATGTCCAGCCGGTCGGCGCTCATCGGCGCACCCCCTGCTCGGCGAGCCGGTCGGCCAGCTCGTAGACGCCGCCCAGATCGGCGCCGTCGATCAGCCGGGGCAGACGCAGCACGGGCAGGCCCGTCTCGACCAGGCGGCGCAGGCAGTCCCGTTCGTCCAGGACGCGGGCCGCGTGCTCGCGGGCCTGGGCGACGAGACCGGCCGGGAGATCCGGATCCGCCGGCTCGACCCCGGCGGCACGCAGCGCCTGGATCAGGTCGCCGTCGCCGGTCCGGTCGTCGCCGGCCAGCACGTCCAGCTCGTCCCCCGGCAGCAGGGGATCGGAGAGGGCGTTCACCACGATCGACCCCACCGGCAGCCCGGCGGCCCGCAGCTCCTCGACGGCCTCGACGGTCTCGGTCACCGGAAGGTCCTCGGGGAGGGCGACCAGGTGCACCAGGGTGTCGGGGGAGTGCAGCAGGGCGACCACCCCGTCGGCCTGGTTGCGGATCGGGCCCCGGCGGGCGAGGTCGGACATGGCGACCGTCACGGACAGGAAGGTGGCGATGCGCCCGGTGGGCGGGGCGTCCATGACGACCGCGTCGTAGACGGGCTGGTGGTCGGGACCGGTGCGCGTCACCGTCTCCTTCGCCTTGCCGGTCAGCAGGACGTCCCGCAGACCCGGAGCCAGGGTCGTGGCGAACTCGATGGCGCCCATCTTCTTCAGGCTGCGCCCGGCGAATCCCAGGTTGTAGAAGAGCGCGAAGTACTCGAGCAGGGCGGCCTCCACGTCGACGGCCAGCGCGCGGACCTCACCGCCG
Proteins encoded in this window:
- a CDS encoding NADPH-dependent FMN reductase, with protein sequence MVFIVGLGGSVDPDSQSERALRAVLGAAERRGATVQAFTGAQLDLPPYHYGVHLPDGTRDYLEAVRRADGVVIASPAYHGTLSGLVKNAVDYLEELAQDERPYLSGRAVAPVAVAKGWQAAVTTLGTLRQVVHALRGWPTPIGLALNGSVTRFEADGSTPDENAGQLIGTVADQLIDFAERFRTAD
- a CDS encoding alpha/beta hydrolase family protein, with the translated sequence MDSVSPSPSVPAPAAPAPADDAVRADPGHGSTPADAPARRHPRAVVPDTLFTDPADEQRWRARFSAVRLGLPTPARDAENRTVFVTNASGRYELTCWAVDTDVRTQATDRPDGTTHGALTPDGGQLWWFDDDAGNEFGSWQVQPFGSGPGSAQPAPALQGVAPGYPAGLELGDRVVLAGFSDDDGTRVHRAVPGSADSAELVYEHETDGGVGALSADETLWVLAHSEHGDSRYPALRVFTTDGNDVVAELDDGPGKGLNPVAFSPVPGDQRLLVGHERRGRDELLVWDPTTGAVQELVVDLPGDLDGDFEPDGGAVLVLRTHAGRTTLHRFQPATGELDHLPAAKGEVAGAVTRRDGSVWYRWSSAASPAQVRVLHADGSDATLLTADGPAAPDSEPVTDVWVDGPGGSIHALLGMPAGPMPDGGWPTVFFLHGGPAAADEDSYDATRAVWLDAGLAVVQVNYRGSTGYGSTWRDALTERIGHTELADVAAVHDRLIADGVVDPARSVVAGYSWGGFLTLLAVGSQPDRWAAGVAGVPVADYIAAYEDEMEPLRAYDRALFGGSPQERPEAYRDSSPLTWVQDVRVPVLILAGENDPRCPIRQIDNYLDALADRAAHEPAAPRYAEYRYEAGHGSMVVQERIRQVACEVDFVRAALALTPATPSTG
- a CDS encoding IclR family transcriptional regulator; protein product: MGASTGADEVSGREFVFGAYPLRAVDRVCDVLEALARTEHGATLSSVAAGAALPKSSAYRYLAALEGRGWVAREDDGLTYRLTASAAVRRIPSRAEHTDRILQAARPLLAQMRATNRLAAGLTDLDAGAVRVLWIETPPRLAAIGVLPGDRLPVFGCASGRALASQLSDPEVAELLGALPGHPATAPAHHLQDLHRVRGDGFAVGDCETTAGVRSIGVPVPGTPPMALSVTGTEQDIPAERIPTLIRMLRRASLVLSHKVAG
- a CDS encoding metallophosphoesterase, which codes for MSSRSTPSVRRPARSRAAPLLGAAVAAGAAAAGWGLVEPSLFALRRIDVPVLAPGAWPIRLLHISDLHLVPGQDRKARWVSGLADLRPDLVINTGDTLSHARSVPAAVAAFGGLLDLPGAFVFGNNDYYAPIRKSPHRYFFGAQPLPTRPVDLPWQDLRAAQAERGWVDLDNTRATLTVLGQRIALAGLDDPFTRRDRYAEIAGPADPEAVVRIGVVHAPQPRVLDRFADDGYDLVLAGHTHGGQVRLPGVGALTTNCDLDRSRARGLSRWGAHTRLHVSAGLGCNPYVPVRFCCRPEATLLTLVPRA
- a CDS encoding transglycosylase domain-containing protein is translated as MTGLGRLVIGTLLAGALVAGLLLPYTLGLGMASNKVATAVQGAEAAALDEPVPLTTTFTDSQGTPIAYVYNQNRVQRPLAGISDYLQKAVVAVEDRRFFTHNGVDWRGTVRALLVNAQGDQGPQGGSTLTQQYVKNYLYLVQAKTEAEKADAIAATPIRKLREARMALALEAQLNSKDAILERYLNLVAFGPSTYGAEAASKRYFGVDADQLTLPQAALLAGMVNNPNKFNPLNPDRIEDAKKRRDTVLTLMAQQKWISPQAADEAKAADLGLNPQTVPNGCVAAPNSETDGFFCTYVTDYLAGVGLDYDTVASAGYTVKTTLDPTVMAAAKAATTSNADPNDPAVARIANVTAVVQKGEPRKVAALASNRPFGLNAEAGQTVQKLTTTFAPLGAGSTFKIFTAAAALEAGWGTNNVVDVPAEYPSTINPGSITRNAGTFPTRMTIAQALATSPNTAFVNLEESVGLGKVAEMAVRLGMKGYLLDAGEVVPSFAGTGTDYEQQITAQKIASFTLGVSPVSPLELANVGATIASDGRWCPPTPVDTITDRDGRLVAWNSIPCEEAVPKELARTLAVAMEGDLENVNGTKGTAFDAASAAGWNFTAAGKTGTTQTYRSSAFLGFTPQTSASVLVWDYLPQPQSICRDPLRSCSEDEALQAGNGMSGGSVPAQTWFSMMNPLVQGAEPQLFAPASSTYITGSQATQVPNVVGRPLEDATAELTSRGFLVATSSKQGTGAVANVVVGQTPTGNAPAGSTINLTISAGGAN
- a CDS encoding ArsA family ATPase, translating into MSADRLDMGRLLGDPATKVLVTCGAGGVGKTTTAAAMALWAADRGRTVAVLTIDPARRLAQSLGLGELDNEPRRVTVDLAHPDGQLWAMMLDTRRTFDEMVAAHSSPQRAEQIYANPFYQSISSSFSGTQEYMAMEKLGQLAATGSYDLIVVDTPPSRSALDFLDAPQRMSSFLDGRMIRMLGTPGRGVLKVVGAGFSLFTRAVTSVIGGQMLTDAAAFVTLFEDMFGGFRARAETTYRLLRAPGTSFVVVSIPEADALREASYFADRLRAERMPLAGLVLNRTHPAVAGLSRESAERIADDVAGSDPVSAGILQVHAARAAVRAAERRMRARFVRQHSDLAVVEVPALPSDAHDVPALREVGRRLTTG
- a CDS encoding ArsA-related P-loop ATPase, with protein sequence MTTAPSPVVADPQARPGWDTAGRRARLHVVTGKGGTGKTTVAAALALALAADGRRVLLIEVEERQGIARLFDVPPLPYAERKIAIASGGGEVRALAVDVEAALLEYFALFYNLGFAGRSLKKMGAIEFATTLAPGLRDVLLTGKAKETVTRTGPDHQPVYDAVVMDAPPTGRIATFLSVTVAMSDLARRGPIRNQADGVVALLHSPDTLVHLVALPEDLPVTETVEAVEELRAAGLPVGSIVVNALSDPLLPGDELDVLAGDDRTGDGDLIQALRAAGVEPADPDLPAGLVAQAREHAARVLDERDCLRRLVETGLPVLRLPRLIDGADLGGVYELADRLAEQGVRR